The following coding sequences lie in one Anas platyrhynchos isolate ZD024472 breed Pekin duck chromosome 15, IASCAAS_PekinDuck_T2T, whole genome shotgun sequence genomic window:
- the LOC113841736 gene encoding uncharacterized protein isoform X1 → MAELDEDRYRPAVPPRAACAYTGCYCEENVWKLCDYIRSRGERPVEEFYAVFISNERRMVPLWKQKSGHGDEPVVWDYHVILLRVSSGEQNFTYDLDTELPFPCPFDMYSTEAFRLDDSLHPEFHRKIRMIRADLYLETFASDRSHMKDADGKWQKPPPSYPCIETAGNIWKLCRDSAVKFIRAYVRGTKKDDEEQKMLFLSKICDLCRCVTERGVPMNLHGFCSKHKLVENIMALLEKEPVDSLRTAFRQKAMETVALLSNTIPTELRGNKERFLNMCCKSVFFLPPESDMPETEGALYAKTMDALDTMLAAFVRNCPNTSVSIELENILEALLDFALSKDPAVCERAVRRIERLGDFIISYFVSENSDDYEKYKHSYNDSRELYIPILGQLLGHLFIFCSGDESMRNAALDVLYRFFKILTETRGKKLWWAASVLSQTSPVMSACSPEYCEGLFLCLVEAAHGILPGSLASSAPHSSFPQHSGYRFPQKLDAHLPSRSSSLLLCFPTLPRSPTTLFCGVPQSKPSIDEHFPNRIFPEE, encoded by the exons GTTCTACGCGGTTTTCATCTCCAACGAGAGGAGGATG GTCCCGCTCTGGAAACAGAAGTCAGGGCATGGAGATGAGCCTGTTGTCTGG GACTACCACGTTATCCTACTTCGTGTCTCCAGTGGGGAGCAGAACTTCACTTATGATCTTGACACAGAGCTGCCATTCCCCTGTCCTTTTGACATGTACAGCACGGAGGCCTTCAGGCTGGATGACAGCCTTCATCCTGAATTTCACAg GAAAATCCGGATGATACGAGCAGATCTGTACCTGGAGACGTTTGCTTCGGACAGATCTCACATGAAAGATGCAGATGGGAAATGGCAGAAACCTCCTCCCTCGTACCCCTGCATTGAAACAGCAG gtaatatatggaaactgtgcagagactcGGCTGTgaaattcatcagggcgtatgtcagaggcacaaaaaag gacgacgaggagcagaagatgctgttcctcagcaaaatctgcgatctgtgcagatgtgtcacagagaggggtgtgccgatgaacttgcatggcttctgcagcaaacataagctggtggagaacatcatg gcgctgctggaaaaggagcccgtggacagcttgcgcacagcattccggcagaaggccatggagactgtcgccctcctcag caacaccatACCAACAGAACTGCGTGGCAATAAGGAGAGATtcctaaacatgtgctgcaagagcGTCTTCTTTCTACCTCCCGAGTCAGACATGCCAGAGACAGAAGGAGCGCTCTACgccaag actatggaTGCCTTGGACACCATGCTGGCGGCCTTCGTACGCAACTGTCccaacaccagtgtcagcatagagttggagaatatcttggag gcgctgctggacttTGCCCTCTCCAAAGACCcagctgtgtgtgagagagctgtgagaaggattgagaggctgggtgatttcatcatcagttattttgtgagcgag aactcagatgactatgaaaaatacaagcacaGCTACAATGATTCCagagagctctacatccccatcctgggacagctgctgggccacctcttcattttctgcagTGGCGATGAATCCATGAGAAACGCAGCTTTGGATGTTCTTTATCGCTTCTTCAAAATCTTAACGGAAACAAGAGGTAAGAAGTTGTGGTGGGCAGCGTCTGTCCTATCACAGACATCTCCTGTTATGTCTGCTTGTTCtcctgagtattgtgaaggattgtttttgtgcttggtggaggctgcccacggaattctgccaggttccctggcctcctctgctcctcacagcagcttcccgcagcattctggctatcgttttccgcagaagctagacgctcacctgccgtccaggagcagttctctgctgctgtgcttcccaaccctccccagatcacctaccacgctgttttgtggtgtcccccagtctaagccatcaatcgatgagcacttcccaaaccgcatcttccccgaggagtga
- the LOC113841736 gene encoding uncharacterized protein isoform X2 has translation MAELDEDRYRPAVPPRAACAYTGCYCEENVWKLCDYIRSRGERPVEEFYAVFISNERRMVPLWKQKSGHGDEPVVWDYHVILLRVSSGEQNFTYDLDTELPFPCPFDMYSTEAFRLDDSLHPEFHRKIRMIRADLYLETFASDRSHMKDADGKWQKPPPSYPCIETAGNIWKLCRDSAVKFIRAYVRGTKKDDEEQKMLFLSKICDLCRCVTERGVPMNLHGFCSKHKLVENIMALLEKEPVDSLRTAFRQKAMETVALLSNTIPTELRGNKERFLNMCCKSVFFLPPESDMPETEGALYAKTMDALDTMLAAFVRNCPNTSVSIELENILEALLDFALSKDPAVCERAVRRIERLGDFIISYFVSENSDDYEKYKHSYNDSRELYIPILGQLLGHLFIFCSGDESMRNAALDVLYRFFKILTETRESSQTKDMKNYRLHRVISKDTRFPYSITTVPCEIAKVMSSGLAGDLVRSISRHLV, from the exons GTTCTACGCGGTTTTCATCTCCAACGAGAGGAGGATG GTCCCGCTCTGGAAACAGAAGTCAGGGCATGGAGATGAGCCTGTTGTCTGG GACTACCACGTTATCCTACTTCGTGTCTCCAGTGGGGAGCAGAACTTCACTTATGATCTTGACACAGAGCTGCCATTCCCCTGTCCTTTTGACATGTACAGCACGGAGGCCTTCAGGCTGGATGACAGCCTTCATCCTGAATTTCACAg GAAAATCCGGATGATACGAGCAGATCTGTACCTGGAGACGTTTGCTTCGGACAGATCTCACATGAAAGATGCAGATGGGAAATGGCAGAAACCTCCTCCCTCGTACCCCTGCATTGAAACAGCAG gtaatatatggaaactgtgcagagactcGGCTGTgaaattcatcagggcgtatgtcagaggcacaaaaaag gacgacgaggagcagaagatgctgttcctcagcaaaatctgcgatctgtgcagatgtgtcacagagaggggtgtgccgatgaacttgcatggcttctgcagcaaacataagctggtggagaacatcatg gcgctgctggaaaaggagcccgtggacagcttgcgcacagcattccggcagaaggccatggagactgtcgccctcctcag caacaccatACCAACAGAACTGCGTGGCAATAAGGAGAGATtcctaaacatgtgctgcaagagcGTCTTCTTTCTACCTCCCGAGTCAGACATGCCAGAGACAGAAGGAGCGCTCTACgccaag actatggaTGCCTTGGACACCATGCTGGCGGCCTTCGTACGCAACTGTCccaacaccagtgtcagcatagagttggagaatatcttggag gcgctgctggacttTGCCCTCTCCAAAGACCcagctgtgtgtgagagagctgtgagaaggattgagaggctgggtgatttcatcatcagttattttgtgagcgag aactcagatgactatgaaaaatacaagcacaGCTACAATGATTCCagagagctctacatccccatcctgggacagctgctgggccacctcttcattttctgcagTGGCGATGAATCCATGAGAAACGCAGCTTTGGATGTTCTTTATCGCTTCTTCAAAATCTTAACGGAAACAAGAG aaaGCTCACAGACAAAGGACATGAAAAATTATAGGCTGCACCGCGTGATATCGAAGGATACAAGATTTCCATATTCTATAACAACAGTTCcctgtgaaattgccaaggtaatgagctctggccttgctggggatcttgtccgcagcatcagcaggcatctcgtgtga